One window of the Mytilus galloprovincialis chromosome 14, xbMytGall1.hap1.1, whole genome shotgun sequence genome contains the following:
- the LOC143058177 gene encoding uncharacterized protein LOC143058177: MRVWPNMMYGDIYNFLVESKAVDGQQMKNFKSLQSFNYFQSGNVGVTTHYINNNKTIMFKGEVRSSQTVSRTNEVFVLCVACTDETAKWNRGTTRNVEPKQGKI; the protein is encoded by the exons ATGCGTGTATGGCCAAATATGATGTACGGAGATATTTACAACTTTCTTGTGGAGTCGAAAGCAGTTGACGGTCAACAAATGAAAAACTTTAAAAGCCTTCAAAGCTTTAACTATTTTCAAAGTGGAAACGTTGGTGTTACAACGCATTATATTAACAATAATAAGACAATTATGTTTAAAGGAGAAGTAAGATCGTCTCAAACAGTATCAAGAACAAATGAGGTATTTGTACTTT GTGTAGCATGCACGGATGAAACTGCAAAATGGAATCGTGGAACAACAAGAAATGTGGAACCAAAGCAGGGGAAGATATAA